Genomic DNA from Telopea speciosissima isolate NSW1024214 ecotype Mountain lineage chromosome 2, Tspe_v1, whole genome shotgun sequence:
AGGTGTCCAGCAAAGTTTTCTCCTACAGTCCCCACTTGCACACATACTACGTGAGCTGTGGTAGGTGGAATTCagacaaaaaaaattcttacaaAACTTAAAAATAGAACTCCTTCCAAATCACTCTGAAGGTTCTTGACACTAGATTCAAGATTAGAAAGTAAGAAGTATCTTGACAAACCTGGTTCCGCAGAATAAGCCATCCAAGACCAAAGTATACCACACCAAACAGAAGGATAATAGGAGCTATTACAGAGTAACAGAGGACAATTGTGACGATTAGCATATCATTTGGAATCCTCGTAGCGTAACCAAAATCCCCAGGAGCCCAGGCTTCTTTCAGCTCAGCTTCAGTCTTACAGAGATATTTCCtctttaaatggaaaatgatcAGAGGAACCAACCGGAAAAGCTCAAGCCCATAGCCAATAAAGAACCTGAGACATTCATGAAAGCAGTACGTTCAGTAAACGACAGGAACCTGTCCAGTTCAATCACAGCAGAGAAACAGAAATTTTTTGAGCAATCCAAGTACCATGATATATGCCCATATGTTCATGAAAATGCATTCCGGGCATAACTTTGGAATCTCTTCAATATCTGAAATCTGTCTGTCCTAGTAACTTTAAaaagtttgggggggggggggagagagagagagagagagagagagaatttgaaAGTAGTCAACTTACTTCAATGCCACAAAGGTCACAAAGAAGGCCGCATTAGCAGGAAGACCATTACCCAGAATAGGAATGGCGTCGTTCGGATTTTTCTCTATGGTCTTCAATGTACCAAATAGGGTCCCACCGACGGTTACTCCAAGAAAAACATTTAACACTGTGAAATAGAAAAACTTCCCTGAGCTGGCTCTCTCAGCATGAGCCTGAGAAGGGATTCCTTCAGCCTTAGAGAACATCATAAGAAACTTTGGTAAAAAGGCCAGGAACAATATAAGTGCAATCTGAGGTAGGTAAGCTTCCAATACTGTCTTAATCTGGACAATGTCAACAATAGACTTCAAGAATGGAAGTAACCTCTTTAGATTGTCTAGAGTTGTGAATGCAGAGATGATCGTAATTGGAATCATGAAGAAAAATATAACCAAAGCCACAACCACATAGACAATACATTGTCGTATTGTTCTCCCATAATACTTAATTGGCAAATTACTCCATATTAGTTGACGGGGTTCAGGAGCTTCTGTAACTGTCCATGAGTCTGGCATCTGGGCATGAACAGCCTGAGCTGCAGAAGCTGCAGCCAGCCTGCTGTTGAAGAAGACAATAGCTGCTGCTTGCTGCTTCTCTCTAGTGGTGGACTTCTGCTCAGACTCTAGTTTTGGAATCAGTTCCTTAATTTTCTCATTGCAGTAATCAATTGTGTCTACTTTTTTTCCTGCAAGACCAAGGAAGCCAACTCTGCTTGCTGGTCTTGTTCCTTCTGATGTTCCTGTTCTTTTTGAGTCTGCGAAAATGGCTTCAGCATGGGCAAGCTTCTTTCTATATCCTTCCAACTCTTCCCATATTTTGTTGACCTAGGGGGGATAAAAAATGAAGTCGtcagtatttttctttttaagttctAGACACTAGACTGCAAAGCTAATCAGTTTTCAGTTGCAACTTTGCCCCACTTCTTATGGATCTCAAACCGAATCCACATAAATAGCAAAAAAGATGCAAATGACAATATTGCATATGGATTGAGCAACCTTTTAGCATCAAATGCAAGCATGCTGTCAAAGAAGCACCTAGGGATCTACCTAATAAGTACCTTCAAAATGAACAGCCAAAACCTTGATCTAGAAATACAAATCACAATAAATCTGACCAAACGCACAAAGGTATAGGAGAAtagtttctctttcttcttctgccaAAGATTATTCTTAACCATATGATTTTCAGTCACTAAACCATTATCTACGTTTCCTTTCAAGGATCAATACCATGTTACTTCTGTAAAGCTTgatgggaggggggggggggggaatatatatatatatatcaatttcTTGAGTTGATTACACAGTAAATATTTCATACTTGTAGACATCTTGTGTTCAGCAACCAAGAAACAACACAAACATAAAATGAATGTAGCAAAGATGTAGATGCTAAGATGGATGAGTGCAAGACTGGAAAGGAATAAAATCATAATTCACTGCATACATCTGACTGGTGAGATAAGGAAGCTTGAACAACAATAGTCATGTACACTGCACAGTAGTCAGAAGGAGCAGTATATTACAATTTTTCTTACTGTAGACAATGTTGAGGCAAATATTCAGAAACTAAGAAACACCACATACATAAAATGAGTTTATCAAAGATGCAAAGACAGAGATGGAGTAGTAGCATTGACAGTTAAGATGAGAGAAAATCAAATGAGAACAATCATTTAGAATGAGCAACAATCAGAAGCAATGGTACAGtacaatttttcttctttctcctttagGAAAATCACTCTCTAATggtaatggaagaaaataaaacaaccCTGGTTGAGTTTTACCAtaccttaaatttctttttattgcCTTTATCCCTAAATTGTTACTTCCTATATTCCATTTAGACTCATTTTGTTCCAAGTAAAAACcaagtaaaaggaaaattttgaggTAAAATCTGTTTGGAACATATAATGCCAGAAACAATGCAGCCATATAATAAATGCCAAGCAGTGGTGGCTGTTGGTCAACCTGACCATTTGATAGAAGGAAAATTCCCTGGATGCCTCAACCATACAAAGCACCAAATCTGGGggttttcccctctttttcaAGTCCTGATTGTCAAATAGTCGAAAATAGACATAAATTTTCTAAGCATCACAATGAAAGGAGATGTCTATTGGTCCAAAAATTAAGCGATGATTATATCGGATTGTATGGACAACATGTCCACTGAAGTTGAGCTCCAACAGAATGGCCACATGGCAACTTTACTAGATTTGCTTCTGGCATTTTGTACCAGAAACAACCCCTTTTATTAAATATCATTGCAATTACATTTTAATTTATTGCAATAACATTGACAACAAAAAGCAGATTCAACCTGCATAGATGAAATTAACATTTTTACCTGTTTGTTGTCAGTGACTATCATTGATCTGTAAAATGTTTCCGAATGGATTGTCCTGAAATATGAATCGACCTGTTCTTTACGAGTTTTGCCTTCAGGAACCTGAGGTATGTCTCTGACGAGAACAGCAAATTGCTCAGGTTTCACTTCTGGAGACATTAAAGCTGTGGCTCTCAAATCAGATACATGTCTATATGCCTTCCATAATATGTAAAATGTTACAAAAGAAACCCAGTACGTGCCAATCAAGAATGCCCAGAGTCTCGGACTCTTCACCTGAAATACATATAGAAAgattaaataaacaaaattgtATGTGAGGAAGATTATGACACTAAGTACCCCTTTTTGTTCCAATTTACAACAGAGGAAATCCTAACATatagaaagataaaataaacaaaattgtATGGGAGGAAGATTATGACACTAAGTACCCCTTTTTGTTCCAATTTACAACAGAGGAAATCCTAACATACTGCAAgattaaataaacaaaattgtATGGGAGGAAGATTATGACACTAAGTACCCCTTTTTGTTCCAATTTACAACAGAGGAAATCCTAACATACTGCAATCAAACCAGTTTAGGTACAAATGGACAGCTAGTTCTCATTCAAGAACGAAAGAACAAGCCCACTGGGAGGAAACACACactcaaaaagaagaaaaactagaACACAAAACAGGGGCAGAGTAATGTATCTTACTTCAATGTTTCCCATGGATAACTTATCAAAATCGCTGAAGGTTCCATTactggtggaattttttttcgaCAACGTATAGTCGGTTGCAGCAACCGGCAGAAGAACTGGTAGTAGCACAAGGGCAGATAAGACCAAGATGCTCAGAACTGCAACATCAATTAAACGAATCAAAATGATTCCCAGAACTGCAACATTAATTAAACaaatgaaattttgaaaaaagaaggaattagATACTTGCAGGTACATCAATACAACTTGAAACAACCAATAGAAGGAATTAGAATGTGAGAATCTATTGGGTTCCCAATGATCAGAGAACAAAACATTAAGCACGCATTACAACAATTCACTCCTTGATGCATGTCAACAAATATTCAACAGACCCGACAGAACTCTAAAATGAATATGGCTTTCAACTCCTATTGACCAAAAGCTGATTACAGTCACAGAAAAAACTAGAGGTGGCAAACAAAGTTTTCCAGCTTCCTCCTGATTGCaaggaaaggaaagtgaaattaaatcaataccaaaaaaaaaaactttttgtaACCATTACTTAACATGATTGTGAATAAATTCTAAATCATTCCAAATctagttattaaattttacaATATTTTGCACTCAAATCTgatttaagaaagaaaataaagatttcATGTGACAAGTCTGATAAACATACTTAATATAAGGTAGTCACACAATCATAAATACAacattttctatgttttttttaaaactgaTTTCAGTTCCCTTCCCTTACTTGCAACCAGTTGGAGCCTTAGGCAGCACAGGAACACCAATTGGGGGGGAAAAACTTGAGTCCACCTTTCGTTggatctcccccccccccccccccccccccccctccccttcccatGGTATTCCATCAAACAGACAAGTGGAagaaccaaaaataataataaataaagaaacgAACACTTATCATCAAGTCCAGAAAGGGAAATTATCCAAGTATTCAATTCGTATACAATAACAAAGTAAAAAAATCCGTACCAGAAGAGTAATTCGTCCAAGCACTCGCTACCCAGGAAAAAATTGTTCGAATACTCACGCAGACTCACCAATTGCAGAAATTCAATCCATcggaaaaaccaaaaaaaaaaacacgaaacaacccccccacccccaacggaaaaaagaatacaaaaatgATCTATCTTACGAAGAAGAAAAACCGTTGCAGAAACGGGAATTTGTACAAGTACTCAAAACACAAAGATACCCATTGCAGAAAACTTAGTCTTTCAGATTAAGAAGAATCTCTCCAAGCCCATCTAAGCATCTAAACAATTTAAGAGAACAA
This window encodes:
- the LOC122651452 gene encoding CSC1-like protein ERD4 isoform X1; the encoded protein is MDLSSFVTSLATSFVIFLFLMLLFVLLSRKQGNSVVYFPNRILKGLEPWERSRSKNPFAWIREALSSTEADIISMSGVDTAVYFVFLSSVLSILVLSALVLLPVLLPVAATDYTLSKKNSTSNGTFSDFDKLSMGNIEVKSPRLWAFLIGTYWVSFVTFYILWKAYRHVSDLRATALMSPEVKPEQFAVLVRDIPQVPEGKTRKEQVDSYFRTIHSETFYRSMIVTDNKQVNKIWEELEGYRKKLAHAEAIFADSKRTGTSEGTRPASRVGFLGLAGKKVDTIDYCNEKIKELIPKLESEQKSTTREKQQAAAIVFFNSRLAAASAAQAVHAQMPDSWTVTEAPEPRQLIWSNLPIKYYGRTIRQCIVYVVVALVIFFFMIPITIISAFTTLDNLKRLLPFLKSIVDIVQIKTVLEAYLPQIALILFLAFLPKFLMMFSKAEGIPSQAHAERASSGKFFYFTVLNVFLGVTVGGTLFGTLKTIEKNPNDAIPILGNGLPANAAFFVTFVALKFFIGYGLELFRLVPLIIFHLKRKYLCKTEAELKEAWAPGDFGYATRIPNDMLIVTIVLCYSVIAPIILLFGVVYFGLGWLILRNQALKVYVPSYESYGRMWPHMHSRILAALIIYQITMFGFFGIKEFVATVLLIPLPIFSFFFSYVCSKKYYRSFSSTPLEVACQELKEIPNMESIYRAFIPACLRSEKFDDGDQFEDALAQLSRTGSTI
- the LOC122651452 gene encoding CSC1-like protein ERD4 isoform X2; its protein translation is MDLSSFVTSLATSFVIFLFLMLLFVLLSRKQGNSVVYFPNRILKGLEPWERSRSKNPFAWIREALSSTEADIISMSGVDTAVYFVFLSSVLSILVLSALVLLPVLLPVAATDYTLSKKNSTSNGTFSDFDKLSMGNIEVRSPRLWAFLIGTYWVSFVTFYILWKAYRHVSDLRATALMSPEVKPEQFAVLVRDIPQVPEGKTRKEQVDSYFRTIHSETFYRSMIVTDNKQVNKIWEELEGYRKKLAHAEAIFADSKRTGTSEGTRPASRVGFLGLAGKKVDTIDYCNEKIKELIPKLESEQKSTTREKQQAAAIVFFNSRLAAASAAQAVHAQMPDSWTVTEAPEPRQLIWSNLPIKYYGRTIRQCIVYVVVALVIFFFMIPITIISAFTTLDNLKRLLPFLKSIVDIVQIKTVLEAYLPQIALILFLAFLPKFLMMFSKAEGIPSQAHAERASSGKFFYFTVLNVFLGVTVGGTLFGTLKTIEKNPNDAIPILGNGLPANAAFFVTFVALKFFIGYGLELFRLVPLIIFHLKRKYLCKTEAELKEAWAPGDFGYATRIPNDMLIVTIVLCYSVIAPIILLFGVVYFGLGWLILRNQALKVYVPSYESYGRMWPHMHSRILAALIIYQITMFGFFGIKEFVATVLLIPLPIFSFFFSYVCSKKYYRSFSSTPLEVACQELKEIPNMESIYRAFIPACLRSEKFDDGDQFEDALAQLSRTGSTI